The Paraburkholderia largidicola DNA segment CCACGGCTCCGCAATCAGCTTCACGCTGGAGATGATCGGGTCCTGCCGGCAGCTGTCCAGAAAGCCGCCGCCTTCGTCGAAACCGTACGGCTCGCGCCCGAGGATGGTCGCAAGATCGAAGCGGAAACCGTCGACGTTCATCTCCGTCACCCAGTAGCGCAGACTGTCCGTGACCATCTGCAGCACACGCGGATGCGAGAGGTTCAGCGTGTTGCCCGTGCCCGTGTCGTTGATGTAATAGCGGCACTCGTCGGGCATGAGCCGGTAGTACGACGCGTTGTCGATGCCGCGAAACGACAGCGTCGGCCCGCGCTCGTTGCCTTCGGCCGTGTGGTTGTACACGACGTCGAGTATCAGTTCGAGTCCGGCATCATGCAGCCGGTCGATCATCTCCTTGAACTCTTCGATCACGCCGGGGCCGCGCGCAAAGTAACGCGGATCGGCCGCGAAAAAGCCGATGGTGTTATAGCCCCAGTAGTTCGTCAGCCCTTTGTCGAGCAGGTATGAATCGTTGACGAACGAATGGATCGGCAGCAGTTCGATCGTCGTCACGCCGACGCGTTTGATATGGTCGATCACGGCTTTGTGCGCGAGGCCGTCGAAGGTGCCGCGCATCTTTTCGGGCACATCGGGATGCAGCTTCGTATAGCCGCGCACGTGCGTCTCGTAGACGATCGTGCGATCCCACGGCACGCGCACGCGCGTCGGATGGGTCCAGTTGAACGTCTGGTCGACCACCTGGCACTTCGGCATGAACGCCGCGCTGTCGCGCTCGTCGAACGTGAGGTCGTCTTCCGTTTCGAGCGTATAGCCGAACAGCGACGGGTCCCAGCGCAACGACCCGACATGCGCCTTCGCATACGGGTCGAGCAACAGCTTGTTCGGATTGAAGCGATGCCCCGCTTCAGGCTCATACGGGCCATGCACGCGGTAGCCATACACCGTGCCCGGCTTCAGGCCGGCCATGTGCACATGCCACACTTCGTCGGTGTATTCGGGCAGTTCGATCCGCTCGAGTTCCTTCTTTCCTTCATCGTCGAACAGGCACAACTCGACCTTCGTCGCATGCGCGGAAAACAGCGCGAAATTGACCCCTCTGCCATCCCAGGTCGCGCCGAGCGGAAACGGCAGGCCCTCGGAAATGCGGGAATCGGTTGGCATAGTGGTATTCCTCAGGGCGAATTGGATGGGCGTGACGCGTCATGTCTGCGTGGACACAGCAACATGGACGTTTAGCAATCGTTGTGCCTGACAGGTCAATGAAACCCCAATCAAAACCCATGAAGCGCTCCGCGCAGAACCCGCAACGCTTATGCGAGAATGACGTGACCGTCACATGGAGCAAGCATGTCGAACGTATCGCGCGTCAACGAAGAGCCCACCGCAGACATGGACCGTGCGATGGTCGATTGCGCCCGCGAGCCGATCCACATTCCGGGCGGCATCCAGCCGCATGGCTTTCTCTTCTGCGTGACCGATGAAGGCATCGTCATTCAGGTCAGCGCGAACGTTGCATCGCTCGTGCACACGCCGTTGGAGGACGTGCTCGGCAAGCCTCTGTCAGGCGTGCTCGGCGAAGCGGCTTCACTGGCCATCACCGCGCTCGCATCGCTCGATACGGAAGGCGTGCCGCTCTACGTCGGCTCGATCGACGACCCGCGCCGTGCGGCGAAGCCCGGGGTACATCTCTCGCCGCTCGCCATCGTCGTGCATCGCTATCAGGGCATCGCCTTCGTCGAACTGGAACCGGCGCGCGGCACGGCCGATGTGTTCTCGTCGATGTACCCGCTGGTGCGTACCTTCATCAACCGCTTGCAGGAAGTGCAGAGCGTGGCCGATCTGGCCGCGCTCGCCGCGCAGGAAGTGCAGCGCATCACCGGCTACGGGCGCACGCTGGTCTACGACTTCGACGACGAAGGCAACGGCCACGTGATTGCCGAAGCGCTCGACGAAGGCTACCCGTCGTACATGGATCAGCGCTTTCCCGGCTCCGACATTCCGCCGCAAGCGCGCGCGCTCTACGTGCGCAACCGCATCCGTCTGATCGCGGATGCGGACTACGCGCCCGCGCCGCTCGTGCCCGCGCTGAATCCCGTCACGCAGGCGCCGACCGATCTCACTTACGCGTCGCTGCGGAGCGTGTCGCCCGTGCATGTGCAATACATGAAGAATATGGGCACAGGGTCGTCGATGTCGATGTCGATCGTGGTGCGTGGAAAGCTGTGGGGGTTGATCTCATGCCATCACGCCAGCGCACGCGTGCCGCCTTTCGAAGTGCGCACCGCGTGCGAGCACATCGCGCAGGTGCTGTCGCTGCAGGTCGAAGCGAAGGAAGATTACGCGGAAGCCGAGCACCGCCTCGAACTGCGTCGCCGCCAGTCGCGCCTGCTTGCGACGATGGCGAACACCGATCACTTCATCGACGCGCTCACGAACGATCCGCGCGAACTGCTCGCGCTGACCAATTCGACGGGCGCGGCGATCGTGTTCGACGGACGCATCGTGTCCATCGGCAACGCGCCCGACGAAGCGACCATCGAGCAACTCGTGGCGTGGCTCGACACGCAAAGCGACGACATCTGGTCGACCGACGATCTCGCGCATGCATGGGGACGCCCGGCGAATCCCGAATACGCGGGCATGCTCGCCTTGTCAATTTCGAAGCTGTTTCGCAACTACGTGATCTGGTTTCGCGCGGAGGTGGTGCGCACGCTCAAATGGGCGGGCGATCCGCGCGCGAAGCTGTCGTCGCTGTCGGCGTCGCTATCGCCGCGCGAGAGCTTCGAAACATGGACCGAAACCGTGCGCGGACGCTCTGCACCGTGGCGGCAGGCCGAACTCGAAATCGCAGTCGAGTTTCGCACCGCGCTGCTCGGCATCGTGCTGGGGCGCGCCGAAGAGCTGGCGCAGCTCGCGCTGGAACTCGGCCGCGCTAACCAGGAACTCGAAGGTTTTTCGTACACGGTGTCGCACGATCTGCGCGCGCCGCTGCGGCACATCGTCGGCTTCGCCGATCTGCTGCGCGAGATGGACAGCGCGAAACTCTCGGATCGCGGCCGCCATTTCGTCGAGCGCATCATCGGCGCCGCGCGCTTCGGCGGCAAGCTGGTCGACGATCTGCTCGCGTTCTCGCAGATGGGCCGCGCCGCGCTGCGTCCGCAAAGCATCGATCTGCGCGCACTCGTGCAGACGCTGGCTGCCGACGAGCAGCGCAACACGGGCGACCGTGCGATCGAATGGCACGTCGGCGATCTGCCGGAAGTCACGGCGGACCCCGTGCTGCTCCATGTCGTGCTGCGGAACCTGATCGAGAATGCAGTAAAATTCAGCCGCCTTCGCGACCATCCCCAGGCCCCTGCCATCATCGAGATTTCGAGCAAGGCGGGTGAAGGCGAGTTTGCGGGACAGCGCGTCGTGTTCGTGCGCGATAACGGCGTCGGCTTCGACATGCGCTATGTCGACAAGCTGTTCGGCGTGTTCCAGCGGCTGCATCGCGCGGAAGAATTCGAGGGGACGGGCATCGGGCTTGCAAGCGTGCGACGTATCGTCGAACGTCATGGCGGCAAGACGTGGGCAGAAGGAAAACTGAACGAAGGCGCGACCATCTATTTCACGTTGCCGCTGACGTTTTCGCCCGATATGCCCGTGCGCGACGAGAGCGCGACTGCGGCCGTAGCGCGGCTCGCGGCGCTGTCGCCGGGTCAGCCGTTCAGGCCCGTGCCGAAGGAACTCAATCCCGAGTCGAACGCGGACCCGGCTCCAGATGGCGCGAACGACGCCAGGCGCGAATGACGCGCTCATGCTAACGAGGAACTACGCGTGCTAAGACCTATCCTGCTGGTGGAAGACAACATCAACGACATCGAGTTGACGCTCATTGCGCTAGAAAAAACGCGCCTCGCGAACCCAGTCGTATCGATTCGCGACGGCGCCGAAGCGCTCGATTACCTGCGGCGCGAAGGTCAGTACGCGGACCGCAAGGACGAGAATCCCGCCGTCATTCTGCTCGACAAGAAACTGCCGAAAATCGATGGCCATGAAGTGCTGAAACACGTGCGCGCCGACGACAAGCTCAAGCGCATTCCTGTCGTGATGCTCACGTCGTCGCGCGAAGAAAAAGATCTGCTGCGCAGCTATGATCTCGGTGTGAATGCCTACGTCGTGAAGCCCGTCGAATTCGACGACTTCATGGCCGCGATCAACGACCTCGGCATGTTCTGGGCCGTGCTCAACGAGCCGCCGCCTTACCGATAACGATACAGCGGCAGCGTCACCCTGAACGTCGCGCCCTGCCCGCGGCCCGCGCTTTCCGCCGTCACGCTGCCGTGATGCAGATCGACCAGATGCTTGACGAGCCACAGCCCGAGTCCGAGGCCCGCGACGCGTCCGCCGCTTTCCGGGTTGATCTGCTCGAAGCGCTCGAAAATGCGCGCCAGCGCAGCGGGCTCGATACCGCAGCCCGTATCGCGCACGCTCAGTTCCGCCTGCTGGCCGTCGACCGTCACACTGAGCTCGACCTCGCCCTGCGCGCAGAACTTGACGGCATTCGACAACAGATTCCACGCGATCTGCTTCATCCGGCTTTCGTCGGCCATCACGACGCACGGCGCCAGTTCGCCGACCTGTAGCCGCAGCCCTTTCGATTCCGCCGTCATGCGGATGTCCTCGGCGACGTTGCCCGCGAGCGCGCCGAGGTCGACGGGTTGCAGGCTCACCGAGAGCTTGCCCGTCGCGATCGCGCCGCTATCGAGCAGATCGTCGACCATGTGCGACAGCTGATGCGCATTGCGTTCGATCACACCCGCCGCGCGCGCCACATGGGAAGGATCGGCTGCGCGCTGCAGCAGCGTCGTCCACGACACGATCGCGCCGAGCGGCGAACGCAGTTCGTGACTCACGGCTGTGACGAAGTGATCCATGGCGCGCGCCACTTCGTCGCTGTGTTGTCTGGCGCGCTTCTCGGATTCGGCGATGGCGCGCTGTTCGAGCTCGGCCTCCTTGCGCGACGTGATGTCGAGCGTGAAGCCGATGATCGCCTTCAGTGTTTCGTCCGTCTGATAACGGCCGAGGCCGCGCAGCAGAATCCAGTGCACCGAGCGGTCGGGCCACGTGACGCGGAACTCCACTTCGAAATGCTCGCGCTGGGCGAGCGCGCGATCCATCGCCTCTTTCACGCGCGCACGGTCGGCTTCGTCGACGAGTTCATCGAACAGCAGCGTCTGCGTCAACGTGTCCGACGGCGCGAGACCGAGGTTCACCTTGCATTGATCGGTGCCTTCGACCATGCCCGTGGCCGGGTCCAGTTCCCACGCGCCCACATGGGCGAACGCGAGCGCCTGCCGCAACTGCTCGCGATGCGCGCGCAGTTCCGCATTCGCCTCGTCGACCAGCACCTGACGCAAGCGTGCCTGCGAACGCAGCTTGGCGCGCTCGCGCTGATCGCGCTCGGTGACGGCAATCGAATCGCTGACATCCATCACGCACAGGCCGATCAGCGGCGCACTGCCGTCGCCGGCATCGATCAGCGACGTGCGCACCTGCCAGTAACGTGGCGTCAGCGTGTCGTCGCGGCGGTCCGGGGCGGGCGTGTCGTAGCGCAGCTGCGGCGAAAGGCGGGTTTCGCCTGGCGCAAGACCGGGCAGCATCGAGTCGAGCCAGTTGCGTCGCAAATCGCGTTGCGATTGCGAACCGAACTGGTTGATGTCGTAGACGGAACGACCCTGGATATCAGACAGCGTGACGCCATGCATCTGGCGATAACGTGCGTTCGCCAGCACGACTTCAAACTGCTCGTCGAGGATCAGCCATGCATCCGGCAACAGTTCGAACACCTGCGTGGTGTTCACCGGCAACGCGACGCGCTGTTGGCTGGTTAATCTGTCCATAGACTCGCAGTCTACCCGAAAGAAACGGGACATATGGACACCGCCGGCAAACTTGCGGCGGGTTGTCGTGCACGTGTTCCGCAACGCGGAATCCGGAATAGTCGACACCGCAGCGCGTCAGAACTTACAACGACGCGGATACTTTTTGCTAAACGTTCTTACTTGCAAAACATCTGCCTCCCGCGTGCCATGCGCACCTGCACGGAACGCAACGACGAGCGGAAAGTCCCGCTGCGTACGGCGCCGGGCCACGTGCGGCAGTGCGGCGAAGGGTCCGCGCAGAAGCCTCAAACGTATCGCCGGTCGCATTGGCACGGGTCATGCATGCGTGCAAACCAATTGACGATGACGTTTCGCGTGCACCCGATCCCGGCTGCGCGATCAGAAGTTTGCCTGTACATATGGATTCCAACGCACTATCGGACAGCCACCTCCCTACCATCCTGCTCATCGATGACGAGCCGGACCTGCTAATCGCGTGGGCCCTTCTCCTCGAACTCGAGGGTTTCCACGTACTCACGGCCTTCGAGCCACGCAAAGGTGTCGAGCTTGCGCAGCGCGTGCATCCCGCACTCGTCATCACGGATCTGATGATGCCCGGCATGGACGGCGCCGAGGTTTGCCGCATGCTCAAGAACGATCCCGACCTCGACGGCATGCCCGTGATCCTGTGGAGCGCATCGACCGATATTCCGACCGACCTGGACTGCGAATGCACGCTGCACAAGCCCGTCGCGCGCGAGACTTTGCTGGATCAGGTCGATCTGCTGCTGGGCCGTCTTCACGACGGCGCCAGGCCGGTGCGCAGCGGGGGCGATGCGTCGTTGAACTAGCGCCCCCTGATCAGGCCGCCCGCGTTTCCGGAAGCAATCCAATCAGGCGATCGAACGCGTCCTTCGCACCCTCGCATGCGCGCGCGATGTCGTGCGGCGTGACGACCTGCACGCGCATGGCATCGATGAACTGCTTCCAGCGCGGTCCTGGCGGTACGCCGTTGCCGCTCAGATAGCGCAACGGATGCGGTGCGAGCGTCTCGCTCAAACGCCGGTAAAGCACGGTGCCGCCCAGCTGCGATCCCTCGATCACATAACACACGCCCCAGCGATAGGCGGCGTCGTTCGCGTCGGGCAGCACGGCGTATTCGAGCGGCTCATCCGCTAGCGCCCCGCTACGCAATGACGGGTCGGCGATATCCTCTTCGATCAACGGCATCCGCGCCACGAATGGCAAGGCGCGTTGCGGGCCATCGTCGAAGTTCACGAGCCATTGTTCCAGCGGCGCGAGCCACGCAGCCACTAGTTGCAGATGCAAGCGATAGTCACGCAAAGTCGGCGTGTCGCCCGAAAGCGGCATTGCAGAATCGATCAGTGCATGGCGGCTGCCCGTTGCTTCGCGCAACGCGGCGAGCACATCGAGGGTATCGGTAGAAGATGTTGAAGGCGGCAGACTCACGCAAGATTTCCGTATCGGTATGGACGGTTCATTCTAATGGCGACGGGCAACACGCGCCGCGCAATCAGACATGAACTCGACATAAAAACGGGCCGCGCTGTCACGCGGCCCTGCGGGCTTCGCCCGTCTGTTTATCCGCTCCCTATGATCGAACGGCCGGGCGGCCAGCAGCGCCGCCCCGGCAACGCCACGATCAGTGCGCGATCAGTGCTTACGGTTTTCGCGTGCGATGTCCTTTGCGTCTTCCTTCGCATCGCCATATGACTTCTGCATTTCGCCGGCGCCTTGCTGCAGATCGCCCTTGAGTTCCTGGCTACGGTTGCCCGTGGCCTTGCCGACAGCCTCGTTGACCTTGCCCTTGACCTTCTCAGCGGTACCCTTCACTTGATCCTTGTTCATGGCTGACTCCGTCTGGTTAGCCGACGCAACGGTTGCGCCAGTCACCGGGATTCGAGCATCCGCTGTGCCTGACCCGTGCCGCGGTCGTTTCAACCGACCGCGGGCGCACGCGTTTCGAGCGCGCGGAGCATTTCGTCGAGCCTGTGGGCGCGCGAGCGTTGCGATGGCACGAGCCGGGCCGCAAGCACGGCGTTGAGCCGGGTGCGCCAGTATGAAAGTGGGAAGCGGTGTTCGGCGCCCATACGGGCGAGGACCCGTTCGAGATGTTGCAGCTCGCTTTCCAGTTGGTAGTTATCCATAGTCGAACCCCTGATATTGTTTGAGCCTGAGGGGCATATGCGTAGCGCTCGTCACGTCGATCGCGGCGGAACAGGCCACGCATGCGCTGGCCCTTATACAGCACCCGCCATACCCGGATGCAATGTGCATCGCGGGCACGCTAGACGTAGGGGCGCTCGCGCATCCACTTCGTCATGATCCACTTGTCGCCGCTCGTGACGGGCGCGCCGCCGTGCAGCGTCAGCGGATCGAGCTGGCGGCGCCCGTTCATGTAACGGAAGTAGATCGCGCCGCCTTGCCGCGCCATCACCGCGAGCCCTGCGTCCGGAAACACCGTCTCGCCGCCGCCTTCGACGTCGCTCAGATAGACGATCAGCGTCGCGACGCGCTGGCCGCCGCGCGCCGTATGCAACGCACTGCCGTTCTGGCCGGGCGGAAAATAGTCGAAATGCGGACGGTACTCGCCGCCTTGCCGGTAGTGCAAAATCTGCAGGCCTTCGCCGTGCTCGAGCGGCCAGTTCATCAACTCGGAAATACGTCGATCCAGCCGTTCGACGAACGCGTCCTCGCAGCGCTGGAACCAGAAGCCTTCGCTGGTGCGCAGCTGGATCACGTCTTCGCTGCCGTTCTCGGGATTGACGGTAGTCGAGCGCTTCAGCCGGTGCCGCGCGCGTTCGATCAGCTCGGCGCATTCTTCGCCCGACAGCACGTCGTCGAACGCGATCACCTGCGGACGCTCGAAGCGTATGCGCACCGTCACGTCACGGTCGTACGCGTGCACCGTGTTGCCCGCCGCGACGGGACAGGCATCGTAGTCATAGGCACGCGCTTCGTCGTCCGGCAATGCAAGGACGGCGGCCACCGCGCCCGTCTCCGATGCCGCACGACGCACGATTTCACGCGCCGCGTCGATCTCGAAGCCGCCTTGCACCATCGCCTCGACCATCGATTCCGGCGTGCACCCGCGGCTCACGTTGGTCGCCAGCCATTCCCGCCATGCCGCATCCATCTCGCGCATCACATCCCCCGCTGCTTCGTTGCCGCGCCCGCCGGGCCTCGTTCAGGACAGGCTCGACGCGCGTTCATAGTCCGTTCATGTTGCCTTCGCGCGGAACGCGGCCAGCCCGCGTTTCGCCTGCGCGCGGACCGCGTTCTGCACGAAAGGTGTCCAGCCGAGCAGCGCGCCCTTCGCGCCCAGTGCCTGACTCGCCCAGCGCCACAGATCGAAACGGTCGTGATGCTCGACGATCAGTCCGTCGCGAAACACGAAACGGGCGTCGATCGGATTGACCACGGTTCTGCCTGTCTGGCTGAACACATAACTCGCGACCCAATGCGCGCTGCCGCTGTCGCCGTCGGCGACGACATGGCTGAAGGCCAGCGTGAACTCCTGCGCACGCGACACCAGCATGCGCCACATGTCGGTCACTTCGCCGCCGTGCAGCTCGCCGAACACGGGGTCGCTGAACGTCACGTCGGGCGCGTAGCACGCTGCCATTGCGTCGACATCGCGCCGCTGGAATGCTTCGTAGAATCGCTCGATCAATGCCGCATTGGGATGAGTCATCTCGGTCTTGTGCTCGCCGTTTTCGTTTTTGCCAGCCTGTGTCTACCAGAGCCTGCCGCTCCGACGGCGCCGCATGTCAGCGCATGTCAGCGCATGTCGGCGCATCGTTCGGGACGTCAGTGCCATTCATCCAAGGTACAACACGCCCGTGCGATTGCGCAATCGTTCAGATATGTCGCCGTCTTACGCCGCGGCCGGGTCCGAGCGATGAATCGCGATGCCTTCCATCGGGTCCGGTTCCTCGCGCCACGGCGCGCGTTCGATCATCCGTTGCGCGTCGGCGTAGCCCGCTTCCCAGCGGCGGCGGATGCCGTCCTTCGAAAAGTCGATGTCCTTGTGCATATCGTCGTGTCCGAAGTTCGGCGCGTCGAGTTCGATCACCTGCATCGTCGTGCCGCAGCCCCAATTCAGCAGTTCCTTGACGGCAGCCGTGTCGCGCTGATCGTCGGGCAGATGCTTGCCGAGTTCGCGGATCACATGCCGCAGCCGGTGGATCTGCCGCTGCCGTTCGAGATGGCTCTCGGCACGGCTCGAATACTGGATGTCGCGCTGGCGGCTCATCGCCTGCTGGATCGACGCGGGTTCATCGCCATGCGCGGGCCACAATTGCACGGTGAAGATCACGGAGCTGTGCCGCGGCCGGTCGTCGAGCACCGCTTCGAGCGGCGTGTTCGAATAGATGCCGCCGTCCCAATACGCCTCGCCGTCGATGCGCACGGAAGGAAAGCCCGGCGGAAACGCCGCCGACGCCATCACATGCTCGACGTCGAGCGGTGCGTCACGATTGGTGAAGTAGCGCATATGGCCGCTGCCCACGCTGACCGTGCCGACCGTCAGCCGCGTCTGCTTGCGGTTCAGATAATCGAAATCGATCAGCGACGCGAGCGTCTCGCGCAGCGGCTCGGTGTGATAGAACGCCGCCCGCTCGATGCCGACGGGCGCATGCAGCGCGAGCCACGCGTCGGCGCGCGGCGTGAAGAAGGCGGGCAAGCCTTGCGCCATGATCGACAGGTTACGCATCCACTGCTCGTAGCCGGGAATCCACGCGGCCCACGCGGTGGCCAGATACGCGGGCAAACCGGACGCGGCGCAGGCGGGCGCGCAGGCCGAAAGCCAGTCGGGCGCATGCTGGCCCGTCCACGTGACGCGGTCCCAGAATGTGCGCAGGCGGCTCATCCGGTCTTCGGGGCGGTTGCCCGCGATGATCGCGCCGTTGATTGCGCCGATCGACGTGCCGATCACCCAGTCGGGCTCGATCCCGGCATCGTGCAGCGCTTCGAATACGCCCGCCTGATAGGCGCCCAGCGCGCCGCCGCCTTGCAGCACCAGCACGACCTGGGCGTCGATCCCGGGATGCGAGGACGCGCCGCGCGTTTCCTCGCTCTTGCGCACCCGTGCGGAGGCGCGCGAGGCCTGCGCAGAAGGCTGCGCCGCCGCGTGCGCCGCGGTTTTCTTGACCATCGTGCTTCCCCGTCGAGAAACGAAGCGTTCATCTGGAGACCTGCGGCCGCGCCGCAGGCAGTCACACGATAGCGCACCTTTATTGCGCGCGCACTTCAAGTCGCGGGCCCTGGCGACGGCGTCGCCGTTCACGCGCCTGTCACAGCGACGTCACCGGCTGCGGCCCACGCCGCTATTTCGCGATCCGCAGAATCGCGGAAGCAAGCTGCGCGTAGCACGGCTTGATGGCGTCGGGGGTCGCGGCGTAGCAGTACACACCGACAGGCTGCGCCGCGTTGTAGCAGCGGCTCGGACCGTCGGCGACGTTGGCGATGCATTTGAGGATGTCCTGGCCCACCTCGCCGCTGCCCGCACCCGTCTTGGTCAGAAGAGACGGGCCGTAGCCGAGCGCGAACACGAAGATGCCTTCCGCGCGCGCCCTGGCCGCCATCATTTCCATCAGGTTGCGCGACGCGTTGTTCACGTTCGCGTATTTGATCAATATGTTCTTGGTTTGCGCCGCCGTGGGACCACTACTCCCAACGGGGCCGACGTAGGGCATCGAACTCGTGACGGTGCGCGTCAGTGTGCCCGCGATGGGCGACGCGGGCGTGATGGGCAGTGTCGAACTGGCGTCGGATGCGGCATGCACGTCGTAGGTCGCGGGCATGCTGGTCACGTTGTCCGCGTATATGTCGTGACAACTGCTTTGCTGGTTCTGCACCGTCATGCTGTTGAATGCACCCGGATTGTTCTGCATCGAACTCTTGCTCGTACCCGGCGGACTGTCGCTTGAAGTGATCGTATAACCACCCGTTGCGCAGGTCGTCGTCGAGCCACTGGTGAAGTTGGCCGCGAAGCTGTTCGGTGCGCCATCCGAGAAGAACACGATCACGCGCAGGCTCGACGGCTGCGTGATCACGTGATCGAGCTGATACTTCGCGTTCCACACCGCGTCCACCGAGGCCGTATTGCCGCCGAAGCTATAGCCATTGATCTTGTTCGTCATCGTCGTGCGGTCGAAGCCGCGGCTCTGGTCGCTCTTGAACGGCACGTCTACGACCGTGCCCGTCGCGAAGTGCATCAGCGACACGCGGTCGGTCGACGTGTTGAAGTTGTTGAGGAACGAGATCGATCCCGAACGCACGGCCGCCTGCGTCGTCGTATCGCTCATCGAACTCGTCACATCGACGACGAACGACATATCCAGATCGCGCCGGATCGCCTCGCCCGTGGTCGCCACATTGAGCAGCTTGAAACCCTGAATCTGCATCAGCGTGAGCGGCACGCTCGCCTGCGCGGCGAGATCGATGGTCACCGTGCCCTTGTTGATGTTGACCGACGGCGCACTGAGCGTGGCCGTCGAGCCGAGAAAGCCCTGCGGATAGTTCGCGGCGAAGAACGCATTCGCGGCCGTGGTGGCGTTGGTGATCTGCTCGGCCTGCGTCGCGCCACGCGTCACGGCCTGGCCCGCCGCGACCAGCGCGCCGTCCACCGCCGAATCCAGCCGCGCCTTGACCATGTAGCCCAGGCCCGCGTCGATCGCGAGTCCCGCGATACCGAGCAGCGCAATCAGCGACACCGCCACGAGTATGCTCACCGAGCCTTGCTGGCGCCTGAGCGCGCGCGTCTTTCTTGTGTATGTTTTCATTGCTTCCCCCGGTGCTTCGAACTGCCTGACCTTCAGAACACGCTCATCGAATACAGGTTCGGCGACAGCGCGGGCGTGGTGACACCGCCGCCCAGGTTGATTGCGCCGATCAGCGGCTGCTGCACATAGAAGCTTTCGACGGCATACGCGATCTGTCCGTCGGACAGCTTGCCCTTGAGCAGGTCGACCGCCTGCGCGGGCGTCTTGCCGCCGAGTCCGTTGCACGCACCGGTGCCGTCCGTGGCCCACGACGTGCCCGCCGTCGCGCAGTTCCAGATCTTGCTGGCCGCGCCGCTGTCGCTGCCGCCCGTCCATTTCCATTGCGCGACGACCGTGCCCGTGCAGCCGTTGCCTTTTGCGTCGCAGCCTTGCGAGCCCATGATTTCGGTGATGTAGATCATGCCGTTTGCGCTCATGTTGAGCGGCGGCGTGGTGGCTGCGAGCGACGACATGATGGTCTGCATCGGATACGTGCTCGCCGCGCGCGACGACAGGTTCGCGCCTTCCCGACTCACGTTGATGAGGATCATCTGCGCCTGAACGTTGCGCGCGATGTCGTAGAGCGGCAGCG contains these protein-coding regions:
- the glgX gene encoding glycogen debranching protein GlgX translates to MPTDSRISEGLPFPLGATWDGRGVNFALFSAHATKVELCLFDDEGKKELERIELPEYTDEVWHVHMAGLKPGTVYGYRVHGPYEPEAGHRFNPNKLLLDPYAKAHVGSLRWDPSLFGYTLETEDDLTFDERDSAAFMPKCQVVDQTFNWTHPTRVRVPWDRTIVYETHVRGYTKLHPDVPEKMRGTFDGLAHKAVIDHIKRVGVTTIELLPIHSFVNDSYLLDKGLTNYWGYNTIGFFAADPRYFARGPGVIEEFKEMIDRLHDAGLELILDVVYNHTAEGNERGPTLSFRGIDNASYYRLMPDECRYYINDTGTGNTLNLSHPRVLQMVTDSLRYWVTEMNVDGFRFDLATILGREPYGFDEGGGFLDSCRQDPIISSVKLIAEPWDCGPGGYQVGGFPPGWAEWNDRYRDTVRSFWKGDEASAADLAKRLTASGDFFNRRGRRPWASVNFITAHDGFTLNDLVSYNERHNEANGEDNNDGHSDNRSWNCGEEGPSDDPEIIALRERQKRNMLATLLFSQGTPMVLAGDEFGRTQKGNNNAYCQDNEVSWIDWAGIDDNGRALTEFVRKLTTLRHALPVLRRNRFLTGEMREDIGVTDVKWLSPVGAVLTDEQWDDSAMRCFGLVIDGRAQASGIRRPASDATLLLVINAYHDVVDFMLPEIPGSDQWSCMIDTNAPERDELPDFESGDVYQVTGRSLLLFSLHAKGETKRIFQRLEERLTE
- a CDS encoding response regulator, which encodes MDSNALSDSHLPTILLIDDEPDLLIAWALLLELEGFHVLTAFEPRKGVELAQRVHPALVITDLMMPGMDGAEVCRMLKNDPDLDGMPVILWSASTDIPTDLDCECTLHKPVARETLLDQVDLLLGRLHDGARPVRSGGDASLN
- a CDS encoding ATP-binding protein translates to MSNVSRVNEEPTADMDRAMVDCAREPIHIPGGIQPHGFLFCVTDEGIVIQVSANVASLVHTPLEDVLGKPLSGVLGEAASLAITALASLDTEGVPLYVGSIDDPRRAAKPGVHLSPLAIVVHRYQGIAFVELEPARGTADVFSSMYPLVRTFINRLQEVQSVADLAALAAQEVQRITGYGRTLVYDFDDEGNGHVIAEALDEGYPSYMDQRFPGSDIPPQARALYVRNRIRLIADADYAPAPLVPALNPVTQAPTDLTYASLRSVSPVHVQYMKNMGTGSSMSMSIVVRGKLWGLISCHHASARVPPFEVRTACEHIAQVLSLQVEAKEDYAEAEHRLELRRRQSRLLATMANTDHFIDALTNDPRELLALTNSTGAAIVFDGRIVSIGNAPDEATIEQLVAWLDTQSDDIWSTDDLAHAWGRPANPEYAGMLALSISKLFRNYVIWFRAEVVRTLKWAGDPRAKLSSLSASLSPRESFETWTETVRGRSAPWRQAELEIAVEFRTALLGIVLGRAEELAQLALELGRANQELEGFSYTVSHDLRAPLRHIVGFADLLREMDSAKLSDRGRHFVERIIGAARFGGKLVDDLLAFSQMGRAALRPQSIDLRALVQTLAADEQRNTGDRAIEWHVGDLPEVTADPVLLHVVLRNLIENAVKFSRLRDHPQAPAIIEISSKAGEGEFAGQRVVFVRDNGVGFDMRYVDKLFGVFQRLHRAEEFEGTGIGLASVRRIVERHGGKTWAEGKLNEGATIYFTLPLTFSPDMPVRDESATAAVARLAALSPGQPFRPVPKELNPESNADPAPDGANDARRE
- a CDS encoding response regulator is translated as MLRPILLVEDNINDIELTLIALEKTRLANPVVSIRDGAEALDYLRREGQYADRKDENPAVILLDKKLPKIDGHEVLKHVRADDKLKRIPVVMLTSSREEKDLLRSYDLGVNAYVVKPVEFDDFMAAINDLGMFWAVLNEPPPYR
- a CDS encoding PAS domain-containing sensor histidine kinase, producing the protein MDRLTSQQRVALPVNTTQVFELLPDAWLILDEQFEVVLANARYRQMHGVTLSDIQGRSVYDINQFGSQSQRDLRRNWLDSMLPGLAPGETRLSPQLRYDTPAPDRRDDTLTPRYWQVRTSLIDAGDGSAPLIGLCVMDVSDSIAVTERDQRERAKLRSQARLRQVLVDEANAELRAHREQLRQALAFAHVGAWELDPATGMVEGTDQCKVNLGLAPSDTLTQTLLFDELVDEADRARVKEAMDRALAQREHFEVEFRVTWPDRSVHWILLRGLGRYQTDETLKAIIGFTLDITSRKEAELEQRAIAESEKRARQHSDEVARAMDHFVTAVSHELRSPLGAIVSWTTLLQRAADPSHVARAAGVIERNAHQLSHMVDDLLDSGAIATGKLSVSLQPVDLGALAGNVAEDIRMTAESKGLRLQVGELAPCVVMADESRMKQIAWNLLSNAVKFCAQGEVELSVTVDGQQAELSVRDTGCGIEPAALARIFERFEQINPESGGRVAGLGLGLWLVKHLVDLHHGSVTAESAGRGQGATFRVTLPLYRYR